In the genome of Plasmodium yoelii strain 17X genome assembly, chromosome: 14, one region contains:
- a CDS encoding hydroxymethyldihydropterin pyrophosphokinase-dihydropteroate synthase, putative, translating to MDIIEESNKCKENNKGNIIVLNFGTTDKTNAVTILETALYLTEKYIGKIINTSYMYETVPEYVVLDKSDIPKNIRGEDEPYDVSSLNDLVKGLEKSKYENVFQDEENLVSQCEEYERFLNNKDLFENKVKQISAENYETETSNIIKENDEIMKINLEKHKNKYYTSYFYNLVAVFKCFIDDPLNLLVILKYIEYLMKRKNSKEVEKFENRLIDIDILFFNNYTIFEKNINLTTNDLYAIMCKYINIEYDNNSSDNCNKWSIAIEQIKDNIKFLSIPHVYTKHRYSILLCLNDVIPNYKHNVLKETINKLYEEFITSFSKLYNTCIKKYNKRLYVLKNEVLYLKEKTNIVGILNTNYNSFSDGGLFVKPNIAVHRMFQMINEGVDIIDIGGESSAPFVSHNPEIKERDLVIPVLELFEQEWNKMLQIRENGMEKQKDKLNKNDLSLQKKTSTIYKPPISIDTMNYDLFKECVEKNLVDILNDISACTNDPKIIKLLKKKNKYYSVVLMHKRGNPHTMDMLTQYDDVVYDIKKYLEDRLNFLTLNGIPRYRIILDIGLGFAKKHDQSIKLLQNIQVYDDYPLFIGYSRKRFISHTLEQTCAEICPNTIAENENIQNDESGKNTFTVRNIRKDKDQYLYQKNILGGLAIASYCFDKKVEMIRVHDVFETRCVLDMMKKLHQTE from the exons atggatattaTAGAAGAGTCTAATAAATGTAAGGAAAATAACAAAGGgaatattattgttttaaattttgGAACAACTGACAAAACAAATGCGGTAACAATTTTAGAAACAGCATTATATCTTACTGAGAAGTATATAG gaaaaataataaatacttCGTATATGTACGAAACTGTCCCGGAGTATGTTGTACTCGACAAAAGTGATATACCGAAAAATATAAGAGGAGAAGATGAGCCTTATGATGTAAGTAGTTTAAACGATTTGGTAAAGGGTCTTGAAAAGTCGAAATATGAGAATGTTTTTCAAGATGAAGAAAATTTAGTTTCACAGTGTGAAGAATATGAAagatttttaaataataaagatttatttgaaaataaagtAAAACAGATTAGTGCTGAAAATTATGAAACTGAAACTAGTAATATAATAAaggaaaatgatgaaataatgaaaattaatttagaaaaacataaaaataaatactacacgagttatttttataatttagttgcagtttttaaatgtttcaTTGATGATCCATTAAACTTATtagtaatattaaaatatatagaatacctaatgaaaagaaaaaattctAAGGAGGttgaaaaatttgaaaacCGATTGATAGACatagatatattattttttaataattatactatttttgaaaaaaatataaatttaacaaCAAATGATTTATATGCAATTATGTgtaaatatatcaatatagAATATGACAATAATAGTAGTGATAATTGTAATAAATGGTCAATAGCTATTGAGCAAATAaaggataatataaaatttctTTCTATTCCTCATGTATATACAAAACATAGATATAGTATATTGTTATGTTTAAATGATGTTATACCAAATTATAAGCATAATGTTTTAAAagaaacaataaataaattatatgaagaaTTTATTACTAgcttttcaaaattatataatacatgtatcaaaaaatataacaagcGATTATATGTTCTAAAAAATGAAGTATTgtatttaaaagaaaaaacaaatatagtTGGCATATTAAATACCAATTATAATTCTTTTTCGGATGGTGGCTTATTTGTTAAACCGAATATTGCTGTACACAGAATGTTTCAAATGATAAATGAAGGTGTAGATATTATAGACATAGGTGGTGAATCCTCTGCTCCTTTTGTTTCTCATAATCCAGAAATTAAAGAACGTGATTTGGTAATTCCTGTACTAGAATTATTTGAACAAGAGTGGAATAAAATGTTACAAATTCGTGAAAATGGAATGGAGAAACAGAAGGAtaaattgaataaaaatgaCCTAtctttacaaaaaaaaacatcaaCTATTTATAAACCGCCTATAAGTATAGATACCATGAACTATGATTTATTCAAAGAATgtgttgaaaaaaatttagtTGATATACTTAATGATATAAGTGCATGTACAAATGAtccaaaaataattaaattattaaagaagaaaaataaatattatagtGTTGTTTTAATGCATAAAAGAGGAAATCCACATACTATGGATATGTTAACACAATATGATGATGTTGtatatgatattaaaaagtATTTAGAGGATagattaaattttttaactttAAATGGTATACCTAGATATAGAATTATATTAGATATAGGTTTAGGTTTTGCAAAGAAGCATGATCAATCCATTAAATTATTACAAAACATTCAGGTTTACGATGATTATCCTCTTTTTATTGGATATTCAAGGAAGAGATTTATATCTCATACTTTGGAACAAACTTGCGCTGAAATATGTCCTAATACTATTgctgaaaatgaaaatattcaaaatgatGAATCTGGTAAAAACACGTTTACAGTTAGGAATATAAGAAAGGACAAAGATCAGTAtctttatcaaaaaaatatactag GTGGATTAGCCATTGCATCATATTGCTTTGATAAAAAAGTTGAAATGATAAGAGTTCATGATGTTTTTGAAACTAGATGTGTTTTAgatatgatgaaaaaattgCACCAAACGGAATAA
- a CDS encoding cullin-1, putative, which yields MDISSVNFESGWKIIKEEAIDKIEKYLDENAVEINNNLFNAAEYTRLYTVVYNMCAKKTPFCYSKEVYRKYGESLSMYAVNKIKPQLKEEDNLKKTKALIDAWYKYSFYTNWMNKFLHYLDRYYVEYNSSLCLKAYTKNIFKLTLFDETRECIKSIIYNIYDSMRNSDDKDNEKLFRDIVFLYNELDKESAEKMYESDIEKKILENVEIYYNKEGNNWIQKMSFHDYIILIENSIEKEYEKNKSLEINDETCEKVTNIIVRILIYEKLNLLLDNKENIYNLLKNNDLNSLRRTYILFSYFSEAIDGLKKIIGEYIKTEGNKLKEKYISLSISINNNMDTPTYESNKNSNIAEQKNEYILCEYIHDLIKLHDYYHSMFNFSFVNISNNEIDTHFKECLKDYFESFVEHEDEYFSTVKLLVLYADNILTIKNDKTDLQMPYVKNNEEGEHIKHEMKTVINTDELKNDYRKVGNKEGYIGNLNDVRKTRKENDDADSTCDTNIIETDYLIKKMSDIVAIFNYISNKESFFEYYRIYLANRLINNMYISINVEKKFIESLYFLCGSQYTSKLGGMIQNIINNKILNEKFYNYISRNNSNGGISLPNLTNFDENYENNFFSVKILNKGYWPALEKTSMKLSENFNKYILSYTEYYKTENKNKKLEWIYELSEVVFKYFINNRSYYLYCNLISAEIFLLFNKYKYINYDIIKEELQIDLKTFKDNMHSSLYYHKIIYSDDDNINWDTSNFYVNENFSYTNQNVYIKKTTTLLSKEHEKTKDDKTMAIEAAIVRIMKTHKRLFYDQIFDNVKKVLSTFAPSNQAIEKKIDLLVEREYIQKEENSQVYVYIP from the exons ATGGATATATCGAGCGTTAATTTTGAAAGTGGATGGAAAATCATAAAGGAAGAAGCAATTGATAAGATTGAGAAATATTTGGACGAAAATGCAGTTGAAATAAACaacaatttatttaatgCCGCTGAATACACTCGATTATATACAGTAGTTTATAACATGTGTGCAAAGAAAACTCCTTTTTGTTATTCTAAAgaagtatatagaaaatatggAGAAAGTTTATCTATGTATgctgttaataaaataaaaccacAGTTAAAAGAGgaagataatttaaaaaaaacaaaggCATTAATTGATGCTTGGTATAAATATTCCTTTTATACAAATTGGATGAATAAATTTTTACATTACCTTGATCGCTATTATGTTGAATATAATAGCTCTTTGTGTCTAAAAGCatacacaaaaaatatatttaaattaacatTATTTGACGAAACACGAGAATGTATTAAAAGtattatatacaatatatatgatagCATGCGAAATAGTGATGATaaagataatgaaaaattatttcgaGATAtcgtttttttatataacgAATTAGATAAAGAAAGTGCTGAAAAAATGTATGAATCTGATATAGAAAAGAAAATTCTAGAAAAtgtagaaatatattataataaagaagGAAATAATTGGATCCAAAAAATGTCTTTTCatgattatattatattaattgaAAATTCGATTGAAaaagaatatgaaaaaaataaatctttaGAAATAAACGATGAGACTTGTGAAAAAGTAACAAATATTATTGTaagaatattaatatatgagaaattaaatttattattagatAATAAGGAGAATATTTATAatctattaaaaaataatgatttaaattctTTAAGAAGAACTTACATATTGTTCTCTTATTTTTCTGAAGCTATAGAcggtttaaaaaaaattataggtgaatatataaaaacagaaggaaataaattaaaggAAAAATACATTTCATTATCTATATCTATTAATAACAATATGGATACACCTACTTATGAGtctaataaaaatagcaatatagcagaacaaaaaaatgaatacatATTATGCGAATATATACACGATCTCATAAAATTACATGATTATTATCATAGCatgtttaatttttcatttgttaatatatcAAACAACGAGATTGACACACATTTCAAGGAATGTTTAAAGGATTATTTTGAAAGTTTTGTAGAACATGAAGATGAATACTTCAGCACTGTCAAATTGTTAGTTTTATATGCGGACAATATTCTGACGATAAAAAATGACAAAACAGATTTACAGATGCCTTATGtcaaaaataatgaagagGGGGAGCATATTAAACATGAAATGAAAACTGTAATTAATACTGATGAATTGAAAAATGATTATAGAAAAGTTGGCAATAAAGAAGGTTATATTGGAAACCTGAATGATGTAAGAAAAACACGAAAAGAAAACGACGATGCTGATTCCACATGCgatacaaatataattgaaaccgattatttaataaaaaaaatgtctgaTATTGTTGCCATATTCAATTATATAAGTAATAAAGAAAGTTTTTTCGAATATTATCGAATTTATTTAGCAAACAgattaattaataatatgtatatatcgATAAATGTGGAGAAAAAATTTATTGAGagcttatattttttatgtggATCACAATACACTTCAAAATTAGGAGGTATGATACAGaacattattaataataaaattcttAACGAAAAGTTTTACAATTATATCAGTAGAAATAATAGTAATGGTGGAATATCTTTGCCTAATTTGACAAATTTCGATGAGAATTATGAAAACAACTTTTTTTctgtaaaaatattaaataaaggATATTGGCCTGCTTTAGAAAAGACCTCAATGAAATTAAgtgaaaattttaataaatatattttatcatatacaGAATACTATAAaacagaaaataaaaataaaaaattagaatGGATATATGAATTGAGTGAAGTTGtattcaaatattttattaataatcgttcatattatttatattgtaaTCTCATAAGTgcagaaatatttttattatttaataaatataaatatataaattatgatattATAAAAGAAGAATTACAAATCGatttaaaaacatttaaagACAATATGCATTCAtctttatattatcataaaattatttattctgatgatgataatataaattggGATACTTCCAATTTTTATGTTAATGAAAACTTTTCTTATACTAAtcaaaatgtttatataaaaaaaactacgactttattatcaaaagaacacgaaaaaacaaaagatgATAAAACAATGGCCATCGAAGCAGCTATTGTTCGTATTATGAAGACTCACAAAAGATTGTTCTATGATCAAATCTTTGATAATGTGAAAAAAGTCTTATCCACTTTTGCTCCATCTAACCAG gCAATCGAGAAAAAAATTGATCTGTTAGTTGAACGAGAATATATTCAGAAAGAAGAAAATAGCCAagtatatgtttatatacCATAA